The segment CGGGTCGGGCTTCCGGGGGTGCTCGACCTTGACCACGTCGGCGCCGAAGTCGCCCAGCATCATGGCGGCGAGCGGGCCGGCGAAGAGGGTCGCGAGATCCAGGACGCGCAGGCCGTGCAGGGGGGCACGAGGTGTGGGCGCGGCTGCGGGGGAGGGCGCCGCGGGGGTGTGCGGGGTGGTGGTCATACGCGGTCGGTCTCCCTCTCGGTCTCGTCGAGGGAGCCGAAGGCGGCCTCGATCTCGGTGCGGAACGGCATCGACGTCGACGCGCCCTCGCGCTGGACGGAGAGCGCGGCGGCGGTCCCCGCCCAGGCGAGGGCCTCGGGTGCGGGGCGGCCCTCGCCGAGGGCGACCGCGAGCGCGCCGACGAAGGTGTCGCCGGCCCCGGTGGTGTCCACGGCCCGGACGCGGGGCGCGGGCACCGTCACCGGATCGGCGCCCCGGACCGCGTACAGGCTGCCCGCCGCCCCCAGGGTGATGACGACCTCGGGGACGTCACGGAGCAGGGCCAGGGCGGCCTCGCGGGGGTCGGTCAGGCCGGTGAGCGCGGTGGCCTCGTGCTCGTTGGGGACCAACAGGTCGACGGAGGCGAGGAGTTCGGGCGGGAGTGGCTGGGCGGGGGCGGGGGTGAGGACGGTACGGACGCCGAGGCGGCGGGCGGTCGCGGCGCCCTCCACGACGACGGACAGGGGGAGTTCGAGTTGGAGGAGCAGGGTGTCGGCGGTGCCGATGAGGGCCTCGTCGCCGTGGTCGAGGGAGGTGACGGTGCCGTTCGCGCCGGGGACGACGACGATCGCGTTGCCGCCCTCGTCGTCGACGACGATGTGCGCGGTGCCGGAGGCGCCCTCGGCGGTGCGCAGGAGGTCGGTGTCCACCGAGCAGTGTTCGAGGGTGGCCCGGAGCCGGGTGCCGAAGTCGTCGGCGCCGACCGCGCCGATCATCGACACCTCGGCGCCGGCGCGCGCGGCGGCGACGGCCTGGTTGGCGCCCTTGCCGCCGGGGATCGTACGGAAGGAGCGGCCGGTGACGGTTTCGCCGAGGGCCGGGGCCTTCGGCACGTAGGCGACGAGGTCCATGTTGGTGCTGCCGAGTACGACGATGCTGGTCATGGGCGTACTGCCTCCAGATGGGTCAGTTCGGCCAGGGTGTCGAAGCCGATGCCGTCGAAGGACGGGACCGAGGTCGCGAGACGGTTCTTGAGGGGGGAGGTCCAGCGCTCGGGCAGCCGGTCGGGGTGCCCGGCGAGCAGCCCGGCGACCGAACCGGCGGTGGCGCCGTTGGAATCGGTGTCCCAGCCGCCGGAGACCGCCGCGCAGACGGAGCGCGTGAAGTCGCCGTCGGCGTGGGTGAGGGCCGCGGCGAGCAGGGCGGCGTTGGGGACGGCATGCACCCAGTGGTACCCGCCGAGTTCGGCGTGCAGGCGGTCGACGACGGTGTCGAAGTCGGGGATGTCGTGGGCGAGTCCGATCCCCCGGCGGACCGCCTGCGCGAGGCGGGAGCGGGGTGGGATCACGGCGAGTCCCTCGGCGAGCGCCTGATGGACGTCGGCGGTGCCGGTCGCGGCGGTGGCGAGGGTGGCGGCGACGAACATGGCGCCGTAGACGCCGTTCGCGGTGTGGGTGAGGGTGGCGTCGCGGTACGCCTGCTCGGCGGCGGCGCGCGGGGCGCCCGGGTGCGTCCAGCCGTGGACGTCGGCCCGGATCTGGGCGCCGATCCACTCGCGGAACGGGTTGCGGTGGACGGCCGTCAGCGGGGGTTCGATCCCGTCGAGGAGATTGCGGTAGGCGACGCGCTCGGCCGTGAAGGCGCGGCCCGCGGGCAGCTCGTCGAGCCAGAGGCGGGCGACGTCGGCGGTGGTGAAGTCGCGGCCGTACCGCTGGAGGAGCAGCAGATTGAGGAGGGGGTAGTTGAGGTCGTCGTCCTCGGGCATCCCGTCGATGTTCTCGGCGAGGGAGGTCGGGGCGGAGCGACGGTTCCAGGGGTGCGCGGTGAGCAGCTCGGGCGGGACGCCGCGGGCGGTGAACCAGGTGGAGAGGGGCCAGTTGCCGGTGGCGCGGGCGAGGGCGCGGATGGCTGTGAGGGGGAGCTTCTCGACGGGCTTGCCGAGGAGGCAGCCGGCGGCGCGGCCCAGCCAGGCGGCGTGCAGGCGGTCGCGGAGGGCGGTGTCTTCCCCCACCCCGCCCCTTCCCGAAACCCTGACGCGACCGGGGCCGCCCCCGAACCCCCGGGATCGCGGCGCTTCGCGCGCGAGGAACGGCCCGGCGGGGGCGCTGCCCCCGGACCCGCGGTGCCTCGGCTTTTCGTCCTCGGACCCGGGGGACCCCGGTGATGCGTACCCGGACCCGGGGGACCCCGGTGATGCGTACCCGGCCCCGGGGGACCCCTGTGTTTCGTGCCCGGTCCCGTCAGGGGCCGGGGGAGGGGCGGTGCGGGGGGTCGTCAGGGATCTGATCTCCGGTAGGGATGTCGGTTCCCGGAGGAGCAAGGGGGCCGGGAGAGCCGACAGGGCGTCCAGGAGGCTCTCGGCCAGGGGGCGGAGGTCCGGGCGGGGGGTCGGTGATGCGCCGGCCTCGGGTGGGGCAGGGGGGCCGCCGGCCCGCTGCCAGCGGGCGGCGACCTCCTGCGCGTCGCGGCCGTCCTCCGCCGCCTGGCGGAGTTCATGGCCCACCAGGTCCTCCGGCTGGACCCAGGTCAGGCGGAGGTTCATCGGGCGGCCGCGCCGGTCAGGGCGGCGAACGCCTGCTCGTGGGACCGGCGGCGTTCCCGGTCCTGGGTGAAGATCTCCTGGGCCACCGCCGTCAGCGCCCTCGCCGGGGCGTGGAGGTCCAGGCGGCTCGCCTCCGCGACCTGCTTCGCCCAGTCCGAAGGCACCGCCGACTCGCCGTGCAGCGCGCCGACGACCGCGCCCGCCATCGTCGCGATCGAGTCGCAGTCACGGCCGTAGTTGACGGCGCCCAGGACCGTACGGCGGAAGTCGCCCTCCCCGACGAGGAGCATGCCGAGGGCGATCGGGAGTTCCTCGATCGCATGGAGGCGGGACGGGCGCCGGGCGCCCAGGCCCGGCGCGCGGTAGTCGCTGCCCACCGAGTCGAAGGGGGCCACCGCCTTGCGGAGCGGGGTCAGCGCCGACTCGAAGTCCCTGTGCCGGGACGCCACTTCCGCCACGGCCTCGATCGCCGACCGCGTGCCGTCCTTCGCGAGCGCCAGGGCAGTGCCGACCACCGACGACGGGGTGGCGCCCGGCACGCACGCCGCCGCCACCGCCGCCGCGAACACTCCCGCCGCCTCACGGCCGTACGAGGACTGGTGCGCGCCGGCGACGTCGAGGGCCTCGGCGTACGCGGCCTCCGGGTGGGCCGCGTTGACGAGCCCGACCGGGGCCATGTACATCGCGGCGCCGCAGTTGACGATGTTGCCGCTGCCGGCCTCGCGCGGGTCCACATGGCCGTAGTGGAGACGAGCCACCAGCCACTTCTCGGCCAGGAAGATCCGCTGGAGCGGGAGTGCCTCCGCCTCCAGTTCGGGGATCCAGACGGGGGAGCCCATCAGGTCGGGGACGAGGTGGTCCGCGACCGCGTAGGCGTCGAGGTGGCCGCGGACCTTCTCGTACACCCTGATCAGGGCATGGGTCATCAAGGTGTCGTCGGTGACGTGCCCGTCGCCCTTGTGGTACGGGGCGATGGGGCGGGCGGTCCGCCACGCGTCGCCGTTCCAGGGGCCGACGATCCCGGTGACGCGGCCGCCGTGGCGTTCCACGATCTGCTCGGGGGTGTAGCCCTCGACGGGGCCGCCGAGCGCGTCGCCGACGGCGGCCCCGAGGAGACTTCCGGTGATCCGGTCATCCAGCGTGGGTGTCACTGTGGTTGTCGCTGTGGGGGTCATGTCGGAATTGTCCACCCGGGGTGGCCGGTTCCGTGGCTGCGAGCAGCCCGGCGAGTTCGACCAGATCCGTCCCCGCGAGCCGGGGCAGCGCGCAGCCCGCCAGCGTCCGGCACGCTTCGCGCCAGGTCGTCGGCACCGAACGGCCCCCGCCCAGCGCCCCGGTGAGCGCGCCCGCCAGGGCGGGAGCGGAGTCGGCGACCCGGGAGAGGCAGACGGCGGCCGGCACCGCGGCCGTCATCTCGCCCCGGGCGGCGGTGGCGAGGGCGAGCGCCACCGGGACGGTCTCGGCGGCGGCGATGCCGTAGCTGTAGACGTGGTCCACGATCTGGTGCTCCAGGAGCGGGACCAGCTCGAAGGCCGAACCGGCGGTCTGGGCGAGCTTCACCGCGTAGCGGGCGTTGCGGCCGATCTCGGTGACGGGCGGGAGTTCGGCGAGGGAGGCCTCGACGGCCTCGTCGACCGTCGCCCCGCCGAGCGCCGCGGCGACGGCCGCCGCCATCGCGCGGGCACCGTGGACTCCGTCGCCGTCCTGGGTGTACCGGGCGTCGAACTCGGCGAGTTCGGCGGCGGCGCGGGGGTCGCCGGGGTGGACGACGGCCAGGACGACGGCCCGGACGCAGGCCGCGTCGTCGAAGAAGTGCGGGTTGTCGTGGCCGGTGGCGGGCGGGCGCAGGCCGGTGGCGAGGTTGCCGAGGCCCGCGCGGACGGAGATCCGGGCGCGGAGGGGGAGAACGGCGGACTCGACCTCCGGGGCGCGGTCGGCGGCGGCGGCGACCTGTCCGGCGAGGGCGTTCCAGGTGAGGTCGACGGCGGCGCGGAGTCTGCGCTCCGGGGGGAGGCCGGTGAAGACCGGGCCCGAGGCGGTGAGGATCGCCTCGGCGGTGAAGGCCGCCCACTCGGCGTCGTCGGAGGGGCCGAGACGGAGGGGTTCGGGGGGCTGGTTGAGGGCGATGGGGACGGGGAGGGTGGTCGTGGCGTTCTGTTCGGCGAAGGTGTCGAGTTCGCGGGTGAGGCGGCGGGTCCACTCGGGCATGCGGGCGGCGCGGTGCCTGGCGGCGGGCCATCCTGCGGCGTCGCCTGCGGCGAGGCCCAGGAGGAGGCCTTCGATCGCGTCGCGCGGTGGCCTGCGGGGGGCCTCGGGCTGTCGGGCCTCATGGGCGCCGCCCCATGAACCCGTGCCGTGGGGTGGGGCGAGGTCCAGCGAGTCGGTGCCCGGCACCGGGGTCACCGTCAGGTCCTGGTGGGCGCCGAGCAGGGGGCCGGTATCCGGCAATGGGTGCTGTGCCCACCCTCCCCCAGACTCCGTCTGGGGGTTCCCCCACCGCCCTGCGGAACGATTGCCCACAGCGGTGGGGGCGTTGCCCGCGGAGGCGAGGGAGTGGCCCGCGTCCACTGCTGCCGTCGTCGTGTCGGCGCTCATCAGGATTCTCCCTCCGGGGTCAGGAGGTCGGCCACGTCCAGGACGTGGTAGCCGCGCATGGAGGGGAGGCAGCTGCCGGTGACGGGGGTGATGGCGGAGGCCCATTCCTCGGGGATCGACCGCAGTCCGCCGGCCGCGCCGGCCAGCGCGCCCGCCACCGCCGCCGTGGTGTCGGCGTCGCGGCCCATGTTGACGGCCGTCAGGACCGCCGTACGGAAGTCGCCCCGGGCCGCCGCGAAGGCGCCGAACGCCAGGCCCACCGCTTCCGGGGCCAGGTCCGTCCAGGGGTAGCCGCCGATGACGACTGCCGAGCGGACCTGGCGTTCGCGGGTGAGCGGGTCCGGCTGGACGCGCTGGGCGGCGACGACCGCGCGGCGCAGCGAGCGGGCCGTCCACGAGTCCATCGGGACGGCCGAGAGGGCCGCCGCGATCACCGAGGTCACGCCCGCTCCCGTCATCGCCGCCGCGACGCCCGCCGCGACCGCCTGGCCGCCGTAGATGCCCTCGCCGTCGTGGCTGACGCTGCCGTCGATCGCGACCAGTCGGGCCGCCTCCGCCGGGCGGCCCGCAGCGAACACCCCGAACGGCGCCGCCCGCATGGCGAGACCGTCGCTCCAGGCGTGCCGGTGCTGCGCGGAGATCGGCGCGGCGAGGCCCCGGCGCAGGTTCTCCAGGGTGCCGCGCTCCGAGAAGCCCGCGCCCCGGAACGGGCCTTCGTCGAGGTCGGCGATCCAGTGGTGCCAGGCCCGTTCGACGTGGTGGACGGTGAGCGCCGAGCCGTGCCGGGCGAGGAGCAGCGCCGAGAAGATGGCGTACTCGGTGTCGTCGGTGCCCGCCGGGCTGTCCGTCACGAAGCCCTCGATCCGGCCCCAGCGGCGGCGGATCTCGGAGGGCCGCATGTTCTCGGCGGGCGCGCCGAGCGCGTCGCCGACGGCGAGGCCGAGGAGTGCCCCTCTCGCCCGCTCGCGCACATCGCATGCCGTGGTGGTCACCATGTCCGTGGCCCCTTCCTCGGTGGGGGCGCATCGATGGCGCCCCGATGTCTGGATCTGTGCCACCGCGGGCCGGGAACTCGCTGAAGAAACGTCTCTGTCACCCGCCTGACACCTCGCCAGAACCCGGTTCACGCAGCAAGGCACGCCTTAGTAAGTACGGCCTGCCTTGCTGGCGCGCCCCTTACATCGCGCGTATTTTCGAGGGTGTTGGGGGCGGCGGGTGCAACCCGGCCCGCCGGAACGAGGGGAGAGCCATGTCCATCATCGAAGCTCAGGCGCCACTGCACGAGGCCCACCGCGACAACCACACGCACCGTGATGTGAACGGCGGTTGGCTGCGTCCGGCGGTGTTCGGGGCGATGGACGGACTCGTGTCCAACCTCGCCCTGATGACCGGTGTCGCCGGCGGCGCGGTCTCCACGCAGACCGTCGTCATCACCGGCCTCGCCGGACTCGCGGCCGGTGCCTTCTCCATGGCGGCCGGCGAATACACCTCCGTCGCCTCGCAGCGCGAACTCGTCCAGGCCGAACTGGACGTCGAGCGCCGCCAGTTGCGCAAGCACCCGATCGACGAGATGGAGGAGCTCGCCGCGCTCTACGTCTCCCGCGGCGTCGAGCCCGCGCTCGCCCGCGAGGTCGCGATGCAGCTGTCGAAGGACCCCGAGCAGGCCCTGGAGATCCATGCCCGCGAGGAGCTCGGCATCGACCCGGACGACCTGCCGTCGCCGATGGTGGCCGCGGTCTCGTCCTTCGGTTCCTTCGCGCTCGGCGCGCTGCTCCCGCTGCTCCCGTATCTGCTCGGGGCGACCGCGCTCTGGCCCGCCGTACTGCTGGCGCTCGTCGGGCTCTTCGCCTGCGGCGCGCTCGTGGCCCGGGTGACCGCGCGCGGCTGGCTCTTCAGCGGTATGCGACAGCTCGTCCTCGGCGGCGCCGCCGCGGCCGTCACGTACGGGCTCGGCGTGCTCCTCGGGGCCGCGCTGTAACCCGTCCCGTACGCAGGGGGGACCGGGTGCGGAATCCGCACCCCCACAGAAGGCCGAGAGGCTCCCGAAAGGGGCCTCTCGGCCTTTTCGTGGCACCTTTTCGGGATGTAAGCCTCGTATCGGCTGTGACGTATATCCCTGGTCCGATCCGTCGAAGCGATGAGACACTATGCATGACGCCACATATGTAGCCGGTTACTCGGCGGTTTCGAACCCGTGACCAACGGGAATGAGGCATGAGCGTCGCTGGGCAATGAAGCCCACACAGTGACGGGTCGCCGAAGACCCGGAGATCCTCCGGATCACTTCGATCCGTCCCCGCGAGACAGGCCTCTGACCTCGCAAACCACAGGTGAACCCACACCACCGCTCCGTGTCGGTGGTGTCCGCATGTTGGAATGAGCTATCCACTTCGCGAGAAGCCAGCCATCATGTAACCTGCACGAAATTTCGCGGAGGGCCAACGTCGTCCCTCGGCAGTAGCTCCCCCAGACGTGGTCTGGGAGGTGCCCCCAGCCACGACGACGACGGGAGAGCCGATGCGTTCCGACGCCTGGTCGCCCATGGACGGTCGCCCTGCTCAGCAGGGAATGTACGACCCCCGTAACGAACACGACGCCTGTGGTGTCGGGTTCGTGGCCACCCTCACCGGTGTAGCCAGCCACGCGCTGGTCGAGCAGGCGCTGACCGTACTGCGCAACCTCGAACACCGCGGCGCCACCGGCTCCGAGCCCGACTCCGGTGACGGCGCCGGCATCCTGTTCCAGGTCCCGGACACCTTCCTCCGCGAGGTCGCCGGATTCGAACTCCCCGAGGCGGGCGCGTACGCCGTCGGCATCGCCTTCCTCCCCGAGGACGGCACCGACGAGACCGCCGCGAAGATCGAGGCGATCGCCGCCGCCGAGGGCCTGAACGTCCTCGGCTGGCGTGAGGTCCCCGTCGCCCCCGAGCTCCTCGGCGCCTCCGCCCGCTCCACCATGCCGGTCTTCCGCCAGCTCTTCGTCGCGGACGCGGCCGGCGAGGCCACCGGCATCGCGCTCGACCGCAAGGCCTTCGTCCTGCGCAAGCGCGCCGAGCGCGAG is part of the Streptomyces sp. NBC_00250 genome and harbors:
- the rbsK gene encoding ribokinase; this encodes MTSIVVLGSTNMDLVAYVPKAPALGETVTGRSFRTIPGGKGANQAVAAARAGAEVSMIGAVGADDFGTRLRATLEHCSVDTDLLRTAEGASGTAHIVVDDEGGNAIVVVPGANGTVTSLDHGDEALIGTADTLLLQLELPLSVVVEGAATARRLGVRTVLTPAPAQPLPPELLASVDLLVPNEHEATALTGLTDPREAALALLRDVPEVVITLGAAGSLYAVRGADPVTVPAPRVRAVDTTGAGDTFVGALAVALGEGRPAPEALAWAGTAAALSVQREGASTSMPFRTEIEAAFGSLDETERETDRV
- a CDS encoding ADP-ribosylglycohydrolase family protein; its protein translation is MNLRLTWVQPEDLVGHELRQAAEDGRDAQEVAARWQRAGGPPAPPEAGASPTPRPDLRPLAESLLDALSALPAPLLLREPTSLPEIRSLTTPRTAPPPAPDGTGHETQGSPGAGYASPGSPGSGYASPGSPGSEDEKPRHRGSGGSAPAGPFLAREAPRSRGFGGGPGRVRVSGRGGVGEDTALRDRLHAAWLGRAAGCLLGKPVEKLPLTAIRALARATGNWPLSTWFTARGVPPELLTAHPWNRRSAPTSLAENIDGMPEDDDLNYPLLNLLLLQRYGRDFTTADVARLWLDELPAGRAFTAERVAYRNLLDGIEPPLTAVHRNPFREWIGAQIRADVHGWTHPGAPRAAAEQAYRDATLTHTANGVYGAMFVAATLATAATGTADVHQALAEGLAVIPPRSRLAQAVRRGIGLAHDIPDFDTVVDRLHAELGGYHWVHAVPNAALLAAALTHADGDFTRSVCAAVSGGWDTDSNGATAGSVAGLLAGHPDRLPERWTSPLKNRLATSVPSFDGIGFDTLAELTHLEAVRP
- a CDS encoding ADP-ribosylglycohydrolase family protein, whose amino-acid sequence is MTPTATTTVTPTLDDRITGSLLGAAVGDALGGPVEGYTPEQIVERHGGRVTGIVGPWNGDAWRTARPIAPYHKGDGHVTDDTLMTHALIRVYEKVRGHLDAYAVADHLVPDLMGSPVWIPELEAEALPLQRIFLAEKWLVARLHYGHVDPREAGSGNIVNCGAAMYMAPVGLVNAAHPEAAYAEALDVAGAHQSSYGREAAGVFAAAVAAACVPGATPSSVVGTALALAKDGTRSAIEAVAEVASRHRDFESALTPLRKAVAPFDSVGSDYRAPGLGARRPSRLHAIEELPIALGMLLVGEGDFRRTVLGAVNYGRDCDSIATMAGAVVGALHGESAVPSDWAKQVAEASRLDLHAPARALTAVAQEIFTQDRERRRSHEQAFAALTGAAAR
- a CDS encoding ADP-ribosylglycohydrolase family protein, which encodes MSADTTTAAVDAGHSLASAGNAPTAVGNRSAGRWGNPQTESGGGWAQHPLPDTGPLLGAHQDLTVTPVPGTDSLDLAPPHGTGSWGGAHEARQPEAPRRPPRDAIEGLLLGLAAGDAAGWPAARHRAARMPEWTRRLTRELDTFAEQNATTTLPVPIALNQPPEPLRLGPSDDAEWAAFTAEAILTASGPVFTGLPPERRLRAAVDLTWNALAGQVAAAADRAPEVESAVLPLRARISVRAGLGNLATGLRPPATGHDNPHFFDDAACVRAVVLAVVHPGDPRAAAELAEFDARYTQDGDGVHGARAMAAAVAAALGGATVDEAVEASLAELPPVTEIGRNARYAVKLAQTAGSAFELVPLLEHQIVDHVYSYGIAAAETVPVALALATAARGEMTAAVPAAVCLSRVADSAPALAGALTGALGGGRSVPTTWREACRTLAGCALPRLAGTDLVELAGLLAATEPATPGGQFRHDPHSDNHSDTHAG
- a CDS encoding ADP-ribosylglycohydrolase family protein, coding for MVTTTACDVRERARGALLGLAVGDALGAPAENMRPSEIRRRWGRIEGFVTDSPAGTDDTEYAIFSALLLARHGSALTVHHVERAWHHWIADLDEGPFRGAGFSERGTLENLRRGLAAPISAQHRHAWSDGLAMRAAPFGVFAAGRPAEAARLVAIDGSVSHDGEGIYGGQAVAAGVAAAMTGAGVTSVIAAALSAVPMDSWTARSLRRAVVAAQRVQPDPLTRERQVRSAVVIGGYPWTDLAPEAVGLAFGAFAAARGDFRTAVLTAVNMGRDADTTAAVAGALAGAAGGLRSIPEEWASAITPVTGSCLPSMRGYHVLDVADLLTPEGES
- a CDS encoding VIT1/CCC1 transporter family protein gives rise to the protein MSIIEAQAPLHEAHRDNHTHRDVNGGWLRPAVFGAMDGLVSNLALMTGVAGGAVSTQTVVITGLAGLAAGAFSMAAGEYTSVASQRELVQAELDVERRQLRKHPIDEMEELAALYVSRGVEPALAREVAMQLSKDPEQALEIHAREELGIDPDDLPSPMVAAVSSFGSFALGALLPLLPYLLGATALWPAVLLALVGLFACGALVARVTARGWLFSGMRQLVLGGAAAAVTYGLGVLLGAAL